ATGAAGGAATTGATTACCTTGTGTTTAAGGGAGGGAGCACTGCACCAGCAGCCAGGATCATGCCTAGGCTTGCAGAACGCAGGCTTCACTTCTATGCATGTAGGTTCTCCCTCTCAAGCATGGcgtgcaaaaaaattaaataggcTAGTGACTTCCCCTCATAAGAGTAATGAAGAAacaccttcaaaagtagcttaTCAAAGCTCAACCTTGGATgtgtttgccaatcagaagcagtGGTGCTGGTTGATAGTGGTACTTTGCAGTGAAGAGCAGAAGGACCCTTGAGTTGCCATGTCTGAAGTTGGGTGACGGTGTTAACTTGACATAGCATAAAAAATGATTTAGTTAATACTTCAGCCAGTTAACTGTGGGTACCTAGCAAGCTTCCAAGTTCCacagggcgaggggggggggggtcatcctgAACTCTGTGCCATTCCTGTCCACTCTTCCTTCAGTAAAGCCAGTAAGAGGTCATCATAGAGGGTCCCATTTTGTCCACAGTCAACATAGCATTTGATACTCTAGTAAAATATAGGATAGCAGATTGATTTGATCTAAATTTGATATACTGCTGTTCAGACCCATATGGGAGCCCTCAAGCAGACTCCCTACATACATTATGGTACCCAAAGAGGTCCCCTCAGCTGCTTCAATCTGCGGAACTGGCACTTcttcaggtgccacataatacctggtctacatttgtaagaaatcattttttgtgtgtggtagcATATACAGTTTGCAACGCCTTGCCTATTGAAATCAGGCATGTGCCTTCACTTTGTTTTCAGcatctgctgaaaacatttttgtttagacaagcctatgcaGATATATAGAATGCTGATGTTTTTTAGTTTATCGCTGATTTTAATTTATTGAAAGTTTTAATCAATAATTTTGGGTTTTTGTAAACAATTTTGAAGTAGCGTATAAgttttatcaaataaataaaagtacaaatacagtggttacctcagaagtcgaacggaatccgttccgaaagtctgttttgacttccaaaacgtttggaaaccaaggtgtggcttccaattggctgcagaagttcctgcagccaatcggaagccgcatcagacgttcaggttccaaagaacgtttgcaaaccggaatgctcacttccgggtttcttatgtttgggagccaaaacgttaaactcacaaggcgttcgggatccaaggtgcAACTGTATAGTAACTGAGCcctttttatgttatgttttgcatatacagtggtgccccgctagacgaaaataattcgttctgcgaatattttcgtctagcgggtttttcgtctagcgaagcggcaatgtaaccgCGGTTTCGCTAGACaacaaaaaaagatgaaaattttcgtcttgcgaggcagccccatagactttttcgtcttgcggggcagcctcccactagaccaggcataggcaaccttcggctctccagattttttggactacaattcccatcatccctgaccactggtcctgttagctagggatcatggagttgtaggccaaaacatctggatagccgaaggttgcctaggcctgcactagacgaatgccttcgtctagcggggcaccactgtacaagaatgACATGGTACATTTGCAACAAAGTCTTGGTCTTTGGATGCAAAAGTGCCACTTTTTGGAAGCTACCTTTTGCAATACAAGTAGCACCTCCTGGGTTGGAATCCTAAGTCCCCTTGGGCACATTAGGATCTTGCTTCCGAGAAAACAAATAAGATTGCTACTCTTGGAGGTTGAACAGCATGAAGTATTGTTGACTATCCTAAAGTAGGTAtcgggaacctttggccctccagaagttgctgaactatgacttacatcatcatccctgactattggctgtgcttcctggggctgatgggaattgtagttcagcaacatctggagggctaaagggcCCCCATCATTGATCTAAACCTTTAGGATTAGTAAATTGAGTCCCCTTAATGTACTCCAGGTCATGACACACTTCTGCCATCAGGGCAAAGTGCCAACTGCCAACAGAAGTGGTTTGGGTACTAACCTTCAGAGAACAGGCTTTGTGTGGTTGCTTCTGGAAGAATTCTGGTAACAGTAGGCCTGCTACAGTCAAAGGGATTATGCAGGTATCAGACACCTGTTCTTGGTTATGATTGTCTGCAATATTACCCCTTTTCCTCTTTATTATATAGATGATTGAAGATGTGCTGGGGGAAGGAGCTGTGTCGGCCAGCAGGTTCAGCCGCTGGTTTTCCAATCCCAGCCGTTCTGGAAGCCGTTCGAGCAGCCTTCGATCTACACCCCATGAAGAGTTGGAGAGACTGGCAGGTAATACTGTCTTGTCCTTTCTATGGCCATTTGTATTTATTCTAGAAAGCTGCAGGACCGTGAGCTCTAACCCCCTGGCTGTGGCATTTCCTTCATTCTGATTCTTCAGCTTCTGGAGCAGAACCGTAAACTCCTTGGGTAGGAGTGtgtctgtttgtggaatgctgtctccTCTCAAGAGTATAAACCTCTTTGCTCTGTTCTCCTGAGAGCCGTTTAGCGGAAAAGACTTACAAGGCAGTCGTCCTGGTTTTTACTGTTTCAGGTCTAGAGCAAGGCATTCTGTCCCCTGGTCAGAACTCTGGAAACTACTTTGCTCCCATTCCTTTGGAAGACCATTCTGAAAACAAAGTGGACATCTTAGAGATGCTGCAGAAAAGCCAAAGTGGACTTAAAACCCCTCCTCTCAAGTCTCTCAGCCAACAAGGAGAAGCTTAGAGAGAGCAGTAAGTCTTCCCCCTTCTGCTGTTGTGATGCCTCTGGGTGCCTCCGGCAAAAACGTGTTCAAGTGCCAAGCTTTGGTTCTCAGCCAGGAAGTGCTAAGATTGACTTCAGGGATCCCTATGGATATCTGCATTGTTTTGCTATTGCCTGATCCTTATCCATAGGCTATAACAGCAGGATTAACTGCTGGTGAAAACGAAGCTCCTGGTATCAACCCTTCCTGGCATCTGAATCAATTTCCAAATTGAAAGCTGGTGGCGAAAGCCTCGAGCACTGCGAAGCTTGCCACTTGAGCGGCTTTTGCTCTTCACCCAAGCTTGCACCACAGCATCTCTTGCCTCAATAACGTAAGCAAAGTTTTCTGCAACTAATCTCTCAGCTAGGGAGTCTGCGGCTTCTCTGGATGTCGTATAAACCTGGATATcttaaaaagaaatataattGGCCCAGTACCCGAGATGGCAGCTTTGCAGTGGATGTGGGGGTGAGGGTTGAAGGTGGGAAAGGAATTCTTGAGCCATAAATTCTCTTGCCGAAATCTTGGCATATCATTCGTCTTGGTTACTGAGGCCCACCTTTTTAAATTGCATGTACCGCAGAAGGCTTGCATGGCTGATCTGCATGTTGCTTGTGCATGTTCAGAAGCTCCCCTGCATGTGCTGCATATGCTGCATAATAATCGGGTTTCAGTTCAGAATCCCAGCTGGTAGGTCTCAGCAGCAGATACTGGCATGCAAACATGctgagcatttttaaaaattgtgtccTTTGATTTGGTGCATCCTAATGACAGTCCGGAGCAGGAGTTGGGATTTTTATCCTGTGAGTATGCACAGTGGGAAACCCAAACTAATGCCAAGCCCTGTGCTCAGACGTCGGTCTCTATCTTCCTGCTACAGTTTGCTGAATGTGCTTGAACATTAAGTGATTTGGGTCCTTTCCTGCATCTGCATGACTGTCAGGGCATCTGAATTGCAGTATTGGGTGCCTGTTtgttctgtaataaataaaaaggcaattCCTGCTATGGAAATACGTTATTTACATTACTTGAGCCAGTAACTCTTAAACAAAACCTAAGACTGCCTATTACATCATGGTGCCTCTGTGTTCCAATATCTGTTCCCTAACTGGAAGCATCTTGCATAAATGGCTAGCTGTTGCTCCACAGAGCACTGTTTTCTTTGTGATGCATATTTTTTGGCTTTGCATGATCTGTGGCTAGAGACTGGACAAGCCATTCTAGTGCAACAAACAATGCACTTTGTGTCTCTATTGACTACTCTTCAGTCTCCATAGTAGATGTAGGTAACTTCTGCTCCATGGAGCTCCTGGAAAACACAAGACTGGAGTGTCACAATTTCATACAGCAGCCTTGAACTTGCTTGGGTGTTAACTGCGTCTGTGAAATGGCAAGTTGCTTCTGCTCAGAGGGGTCTAAATTGATCGTGTTGTGGTTTCTTACCTTGCTGAGGTGCAGTAATGGAAGGTATACATATGCTCTTGTGAATAGAAAATCCGCCTCTATTATAGTCTGAATTCAAACACCAGTGGTTCAGCATTGACTGACACGACATAAGGATCAAATAATTACATGACAGTGCAGCTTCCTGTAAGCAGAATATATGCTTTCAGATGTCAGCTTCTGCATAGAAGTGAAGGCATGCATTCCAAGAGTGCCCTGGTATTGCAAGTAAAAACTTACAACCATGAGAGACCCATAGTTGAGAAGCCCAAGAgatcttttattctgttttaggcAAACCACTATTTGAAAAATAGTTTTTTTCATTGAAAAATTCTTGAAAGAAATTGCCCATATTCTTAATGGCTCaaagaaagcttgctcaggttgcAGATCATTTGTGCATGTGCCTTGGGGTGTCGTCCACTGGAAAGTGTTGTTGTCCCTGCTCTCTTGCTTTATAGGGACACTTTGTGCTGGAGTGTACCCATTGTCCTAATAACTCTTGTACTGTACAAATATGTGTGGCTGTTTATACTCTTCGACCCTTGTATGTAAGCTAAATTCTGCTAAGCTGTTGGGCTTGCTTCTAAGTTACTCACAGGGCTCAGAGTTATCTCTGACTCATTCATTATTGGAGTCTCATAAGATGTCTGTGTCACCTCTTCGTTTGATTCTTATTTGCTGTTTGGAAGATCTGGaatcttaattttttatttagctACAGCTTCGGTGTTGGATGTGCATAAGTCCTTGCATGGCCTTGGAATGACTGGCGTTTTAAAGCAGTGACCTGGAACAAAAATGGAGCTAGTGCTGTATCCTTGTGGTCTTCCTTTCTGGCAATCTCGGTGTCATCCCTGAATCTACCCCATCAATGGAACATCTAGTTCTTGattatctctctcttcccccttacCCCACCCCTTTCAGCACATTCAGGAGTTGTCCTTTCAGTGGAAGAAGTAGAAGCTGGGCTGAAAACCCTGAAAGTGGACCAGGAGAGGAAACCTGCCGCCTCCTTAACGGCCGAGCAGATGGAAGAGTCACTAAACATGAGAGATTCCCGGCACCTTAAGGATGGTGATATGTCTGCCTTCAACAAACTAGTCAGTACTATGAAGGCAAGTGGGACTCTGCCTTCCCAACCAAAAGTCAATGTAAGTAGAGAAGGAGTGCGTAAATGATAGAAATTCAACTACACCTGGTCTTGGGGCACAAATTGAAACCACTTCCATATACAAACATATACTACTTGTATGACTGTATAGCAGACATACTTCGGATCAATAGTTTAAAACTATATGAGAGGGCCTCCTACTGGATGTATCCCATGACATGGGGAAATGATTTCTTGTAATGGTTCTTATGCACAAAGATTGGAAATCTAAATTTTAGAAATTGTATGAACTTTCGTTACTTTTTATTAGATGTCATTTGTTTCCTATTGAACAGGGAAGCATGAGCAAAAACAGTTCACCAACCATCCAAAACTTAAATATCATATataaggggaggggggcattctATAAATGGGGAACTACCACGGAGCAGGCCACCTTTGGTTCAGCTAGTACCAGTTTGTTGGTGACAGTAGTAAGGATTGACGTGTGGAAGACCAGCTCCTCCACCTCTGTCTTTAAAGTGGGTGAGCTGAAGTTGGCATCCTTATAGCCTGCTTATCAAACTACTTATAAAATTGATGCCTCGTTACACTGGTGTATTTGTCTTGATTATTGCATGTGCTGGTGGGCTGCACTGGGAGGATGGGGCAGGCGACGAATGCTTACAAAGTGATACAAAAACTGCATGTCACCTTATTTTCAGCAAACCCTTGAAAGCCACTTGATAACTCCTCCTGAGATGCAAGGTCAATCGGCCACAAAGAATATCTTGCAGGTAGAGTgaatatgatgatgatgtaagGTGTGTCCTTAATGAAACCTGGACCCAAGTTGCTAAGGGCCTTGTAAGTTAATACacgaaccttgaacctggctcaatAATGTATGAGCCTCCATGCAAACCTTTGAGCACTGGAATTAAATGCTGGTTGTAGCCTATCCccattttgcactagctgaagcTTCCAACTGTCATACTCCATGCATGCAAATGGACGTTTGCAGCACTCAGTGGCAGCGAGCTCACTGCAAGAAGCTGCATGCAGCTGCTACAATGACTTAAAgaatatttgtataaataaataaataaagcaggagTGTTGCTCTTGTTGACTGGCTCAGCTAGTATGGTTGCAGAAGTGTTGTAATCCAGCCCTGCAGATTTACAGAAAGttacagcctgcctgcctgcccttccATGTCTGTTTTAATGAGAATCTGTGCTCCATTTGAGAACCGCCTAAAAGAAACAAGTAGAGTAAGTTCCCATTCTGCTTGCCTGGAGGCAATTCGTTCTGCCACAGGCAGTTTGGAATGTATTGACAGACTTGTTTTCATGGAGCATCTCTTTCTGTTATGTGCTGCTGGGAAGTGACTTCAAGTAGTCATCATAGTTGGAGGATCTGGAATTTCTGTGTTATTTCCAAAGGAGATCCTTGGACCATCCAGTGGCAGACCTGCTTCATCTAATGTCCTCAACAACTTGATGAGTGGCTTAGAACCTGTCTCATCTCTGCTTGGCCAAAGAGCCCCCTCTCCACCGCAGCCTCCGATCTCTCAGATGTTTCCAACTCGAGCTGCTTCTGCCGACTATCTGAGGCATCAGATCTCCTCACCAATTGGTAAGAGCTGGAATGTCTAGAAATACTCCCCATCAGCTTCCTTTGGATACATCCAGTGTCTGTCTATTGGTATTCCTGGGAAGTTCATTGTTTCACACTCCTACCAAACAATCCACTCAAGTTTCTAACCAAAACAAGTTGGACTCAGGCTCTGAATAATAAACTTGGATCAGAATTAATTTGAATTGCAAACTAACAAGTCCAGATGACTTCTCTACAGTCAGTAGCTCTTTTTTATGTGTTCAAAAGAGCTTGCAGCTTTCCTACAACAAAGTGTCTTAAGAGAAATAATCTGCTTCTATAGGAATTTTAGGCCATTGGTTCACTTAATGTTGAAGCTGCTCACTTATCTCATTGCAGGCTTTGGTTCAGGTTCTCAACAGCTGCTTGGTGATCCATTTCAGGGGATCCGGAAGTCGATGAGCCCAGCTGCTGCGCAGGTGAGGGCGGAGGAATGCTTTTCCTACCCTTTGGTGTTTAAGTTGGAATCATGATGGGTATGGAATGTAGCCTAGCCTAGCTGGCTCACTGCTAGGAATGGCGATGATTCTATCTAGCTGAATGAAGGAATTGTATTTTATTCAGTCACACTTATGTTAGGCTACTTGCAGAATTGCATGTCATGTTGAAAAGTTGGGATTTCTACAGTGAGAGTGGCCTATTAATAAGGCAAACATCTTGGTCAATGTTGGGATGTACAGTGCTCgtttcggcagcacatatactaaaataaaagtaaaaatggaacgatacagagaagattagcatggcccctgcacaaggatgacacgcaaattcgtgaagcgttccattaaaaataataatgttgggaTGTACAGGGAATGTAGGAGAGGTAGCTCCTACAACATGCCCAAAGCTCAAAAGGATTTGGGAGATGTGTGGTAAGGTCTAAGAAACCGGAGGGTGGGGTAATAAACTGTTTCCAGTTAACATTCCTTCTCTGTGCCCAGTGTGCAAGGGCACTCCAATGAGAAAATCTAAAATACTTGTGACCTCTACTGACCTTTTTAGAGCCTTGTTACTGTCCTGTTCAGACAGTTTTGAGAAATGACTTCTCACTTAGTTCATAGGTACATTTGGATTCTACCTTTACAATAGGCAAATGTCTTTGGAGATATCTTTAAAATGAGGGTTGACAGATAAGCTATCTCAGGACGGAGTTGGAGGATAATCTGAAGCAGAAGAGGTGAAGTGCTTTCCTTGCAACTGTGCTGTAATTCAGCATCTTGCGTCTAACATCTGGGTTAAATTGTGCAAGCATGAGGTGGTGACCCTCCTATTTAAAAGGGGAACATTGCCTTTTGGTACAGACTTGTTAACACAAATAAAGAAACCTTTTAGTGTTGGCATCTGCAGCTAATTTGTAATAATAATCTAACAGTTTAAAAGCCTTGACTTTAGACATGACTCTGCTGAAATCTTTATTTCAGATGAGTCCACTTGAGCTACAGCAAGCAGCATTAGAAGGCCTCTCACTTCCACATGACTTAACCATGCAGGTGTCAAACTTCTACCAGTCAGGTTTTGGCAAACTACAAATGGACAAAAACCGGGATGGCTTCAGGAACAGGTGAGCATAAACAGTGGGTTGGTAGCTGGGAGTGCGATTTCAGTGCTCCCTTCCTATGTCTATTTGTCCTACCTTATTTTTCAAAGGAGGCTCATCCCAGAGCTCTGGCAAAGATAGTTTGAGGTGTAGGTCTCAAGTTTGCTAGGAAGAAATAGTTTTGCTGTCATAGGACTTGAACTGTAACTTCGTGAGACCCAAACAGTGCCTGTAAGAATTAAATACTTGTAATAGCATATATTATATATTTGTTGGATATTGGTGCAGGCGAAAAGCTGTGGGGACCACTGAATCTGTGAACTGCAGGGATTGGTCTTTAGTACTTAAGGTGAAATTGCTTTTGCCTAGAAAGCACTTGGCACAAGGCAAGTGACCTGCTTTCCCCTCCACGTTGCTCTGCCTGGCCATCCCCAGTTCTGGCTGGAACTCTCCCAGCCTGCTTTCCTGCGGAGAAAGGACTGTGGCTTCTTTACTGGAGTTCTGACCTAGTGATGAAAGGTAGTTTGTCCCGCTGTCTTCCAAATACACAAGGAACCAGATTCAAAGTCCAAGTTTAGTGTTGTGCTAAGCAGTATCTTACATTTCCTCTTAAAAACTAGCCCATTTTTCTCCTGCCTTCAAACTGATTTGTATCAGAGCAGGCCAGACTCCCAGGACAGTTTAGCCAAGGAGCTCTCTTGTTCCCCAGCCAGGCAGAAAGAGGATGGGGCAACAGTTaatgtgtgttttctctttcttaggcagcagcagcagcagcatctgacGAAATCTCCTGCTCCCATGGGCCACAGAGGGAATGCCTCTTCTCCTCCAGCCCCTGCTGCTTCCATCACTAGCATGGTTAGTGCTATCGAAAGACCCGATTTTGTATGAAAAATGAAGGACAAATGGAGCAGATTTAGTGTAGTAGAAGCCCTCTTTGAATTTCCAAGTAATGGAAGTGTTGTAATACCAGATGAACTTGACGTTATTGTTGTGGTGGCACTTCTCCTTCAAACTCTTCTTTAGCTGTACCTTTCTATAGTATCTCCTTGGGTCCCAGGCACTGCCTGGTGTATCTAGGACTCTGGAACTTGTCTAGCTAGATGAGCTGCCCAATGCACAAATACTATCCCACACAATGGGCTACtaatttctggtcttttttttcctttctagcTGTCTCCTTCCTTTACTCCTACCTCAGTGATACGCAAGATGTATGAAAGCAAGACAAAAGTAAAGATGAACCAAATCCTGCAAAGCTGAAATGTGAGAGAGAtgaaggtctgaggaacagtgaagGTACGGGATGGTGTGGCGGCCATCTGTGTTGTGAAAGGAGAAACGGAGGTCTAAATAAGTCTCTGCCACCATGTGCCATAAATTCTGTCCAGAAAATCTCCGTAAAGCCAGAAGGGAGGGGTCTCTCCTGAAGAGGCTGACTAATAGGCAAGAGAGTATTCTGTGGTTCATGGGTTGCGCAGAGAGACAAGACAGGCAAGCTACTTGGAATTCTCTGCCAAAATTCATTAAATCTTCTCATCTAAATGTGATTGACAAATCAAAATTAGGCAGGCCCGCCTGGCAAATGTACATGGTGTCGTTTCCTCTGCATCCATGGAGTAGAAAATGAAGCACAGGGAGGCAGTAATGGTGAGTAGAGAAGAAACAAACCTTTGGAAGCTATCCCTGTGAAGGAATAGGGCATGGAACATCTCCTGTGAGGGTTAAGTGGCTTATACCAGCTCTGCTGTGCCCTGGGCCACAGCTATGCAGTGTGGTGGCAGTGGAGGGGTTCCAATTTGGACCAGAGAGGCCTGGCCACAAATCCTTGCTTCAGGCATGAAGTTTCATGTGATCATGGGCTATACAATCTTCTCTAGCCTGGTCTTTGAGGAAACAATTTTGTTGAAAAGCAGTGTATAGTTGAACTCTCATTGGAGGCggtgatagccaccaacctaAATGGATTTAAgggagaattagacaaatttatggaggagagggctatttaTTGCTACTAACCATGAGGGCaggacgctggtggtgctgtgggttaaaccacagagcctagggcttgccaatcagaaggttggcagttcaaatccccgcaacggggtgagctcccgttgctcggtccgtgctcctgccaacctagcagttcgaaagcacaaagtgcaagtagataaataggtactgctctggtgggaaggtaaacggtgcttctGTGTgtggctctggttcgccagaagcgccttagtcatgctggccacatgacccagaagctgtacgccggctccctcggccagtaaagcgagatgagcaccgcaaccccagagttgtccgcaactggacctaatggtcaggggtccctttacctttacctttaaccatgagggctatgctctgcctccatggtcaaacgcagcaatgcttctaaacacctgttgctggaagccacaggagaggagagtgcttttgtcctctggtcctgcttgtgggttttccattgGCACCTGGGTgacgactgtgagaacaggatgctagagtaCGTgaggcattggcctgatccagcaggcggtTCTTAAGTTAAATTGGGCAGGGGCGAGTAAAGGCTAAGCCTAGCCAACCCCAaccacagggttgttgcgggAATGTGGGATAAGCTGCTCAATCCAAGAGGCAATTTGGCTGTGGTGGCTTCTTGTCAGCATGGGCAATGAGTGTGCTCTTTCcaaaccccaccccaaattatagTACACTTAAGTGATTTACTCTTGTCTCTCCACAGAGGGCTTGCTGCCATCTAGGTCCATAGAACACGTAGATCAAGAGAATTCACCTTCCATAGGTACCAAGCTAGCATCGCTACAGCGCTCTGCATGTTCAACGCCACTTTCTCAGACCAATCGTTGCACCAAAGAACAAGACTACAGGCCGAAGTCTACTGGGAGAAAGACCCCTACCATGGCTTCCCCTGTCCCAGGGTCTACTTTCCTCCGTCCCGTCCACCAGGTCCCCCTGGTTCCTCATGTACCAATGGTACGGCCTACTCATCAACTGCCCCCAGGATTAGTCCAGAGGATGCTGCAGCAAGGGGTTCATCCCTCAGCATCTTCCACCTCTGCTGCAAGCAGGTAATCTTTCTTCCCCCCAACATAAGAACAAACTGTTGGGCCATCTTATTAACTGCAAGGTTAGAAAGAATACTTAAGCACAGCAACCTTTATGAATTCTGTTAACTTGTATGTGGAACTTAAATGAGTGATCggactgctgggatagctcagtgggtagagcatgagacccttaatcttgctgtcatgggttcaagccccaccttgggtaaaagattcctgtactgcagggagTAGACTAAAAGATCATCTTGTTTCCCTTCTATGATTTGGGCATGATTTCTTTGGGATCTCCTTAAGAACCTGAAACAGGCAGTGTGTGATGGTAAGCCTCCTGATGGGGTGGTAAGGTAACAGTGTAACAATCCTGCAGGGTCTGCACTGGCTTTCAGCAGTCTTTAATTTAGGTACAGTTGAAGGTAGTGGTTTTGCCTTGAAGCCATCAGAAATCCTAGACATGGTGATTGCACCACAGTTATACTGCAACTGCTCCTGGTGGCTTTAAAGCAAATAATCAAATCCATTTAAACAGTGGCTTGTGGTTTTGAGTCAAAGCGGCTGTTAACTTGCCTTGAATTCTTGGGAATGGTTGGGCTAGAAATGCAGATAAGTGTCCAAAACTGAGGAGAGATCATTTGCTTATCGGGGATTTTTTTCTTCCAGGTATGATTCCCCCTGGGGTAGACCTGACTCACTTCCAGGTGTCTGCTCCCATCCTTGGTCAGCCTTGTTACCCGCTACCAACAGCTGGCCATCCTCTCTTGAATCCTCGCTCTGGGACACCTCTGCAGCTGGCaatgatgcagcagcagctacagaGATCAGgtaaggttttttttccccaggtAGTCAGGGACTGCCAGTGTTCTAAATGGTTCCTTTCTAGCATGAATTGCAGAACTCTCACTTATAAACAGGCAGCTTACAGTGCTTCTCCTTGCTGCTAGAGCAGAGTTAAGCAGATGGTGGGCTGCTGTCCTTCAGTGGACCACCTTACGCCTGCTAAGATTTTGCAAAGAATGCTAAGGTAAGTCGGCCCAGCAAGGCACTACTTGTCTTAAGCAGACTTTCACATTCTGGATCTTTTTAACAGCTATGCTGCAGCTAGTCTGTGTTAATAAATCCTTTAtgttcttgctttgttttgtaaAGTTTCACAACACTTTGGTAGCCCACAGGGAATCGCTCAGCAAGACTAATG
This is a stretch of genomic DNA from Lacerta agilis isolate rLacAgi1 chromosome 17, rLacAgi1.pri, whole genome shotgun sequence. It encodes these proteins:
- the EIF4ENIF1 gene encoding LOW QUALITY PROTEIN: eukaryotic translation initiation factor 4E transporter (The sequence of the model RefSeq protein was modified relative to this genomic sequence to represent the inferred CDS: inserted 1 base in 1 codon; deleted 4 bases in 3 codons) yields the protein MDKKGGMTEVVNGDTLIGAMKFPHRYTKEELLDIKERPHSKRRPSCLSEKYDSDGVWDPEKWHASLYPNSGRTSPVEGLKKDSDSDRSSLMRRIVDPRERVKEDDLDVVLSPQRRSFGGGCHVTAAVGSRRAGSPLEKENDCVRVIGGRRIGSGRIISARNFDKDHRGGEKDSRDSRDARDRDRDREYKDKRFRREYGDSKRVFGERRRNDSYTEEEPEWFSAGPTSQSETIELTGFDDKILEEEHKGRKRTRRRTTSLKEGIECNGGLAEEVEVQSVLGQETVADQEVPREMVLPEPAPGEFDFNEFLNLDKSVPGLTSMIEDVLGEGAVSASRFSRWFSNPSRSGSRSSSLRSTPHEELERLAGLEQGILSPGQNSGNYFAPIPLEDHSENKVDILEMLQKAKVDLKPLLSSLSANKEKLRESTHSGVVLSVEEVEAGLKTLKVDQERKPAASLTAEQMEESLNMRDSRHLKDGDMSAFNKLVSTMKASGTLPSQPKVNQTLESHLITPPEMQGQSATKNILQEILGPSSGRPASSNVLNNLMSGLEPVSSLLGQRAPSPPQPPISQMFPTRAASADYLRHQISSPIGFGSGSQQLLGDPFQGIRKSMSPAAAQMSPLELQQAALEGLSLPHDLTMQVSNFYQSGFGKLQMDKNRDGFRNRQQQQQHLTKSPAPMGHRGNASSPPAPAASITSMLSPSFTPTSVIRKMYESKXKSKDEPNPAKLKCERDEGLRNSEEGLLPSRSIEHVDQENSPSIGTKLASLQRSACSTPLSQTNRCTKEQDYRPKSTGRKTPTMASPVPGSTFLRPVHQVPLVPHVPMVRPTHQLPPGLVQRMLQQGVHPQHLPPLLQAGMIPPGVDLTHFQVSAPILGQPCYPLPTAGHPLLNPRSGTPLQLAMMQQQLQRSGSSAQGSAVGVQTPPLNVPSRTGLPHVHSQLDHRANQRSSSPVGLAKWFGSDVLQQPLPSMPSKVISVDELEYRQ